A portion of the Clostridium estertheticum genome contains these proteins:
- a CDS encoding RepB family plasmid replication initiator protein produces MAMKEINKYSDISFEFQEIKVGRKVARIKFIIKQNQNNKARNEISATSLDLKESEELVLIKQVQEIFTKTSITIHEASCILKDSFGNNCLNVCLPRFAVTTPV; encoded by the coding sequence ATGGCAATGAAAGAGATAAATAAGTACAGTGATATATCTTTTGAATTTCAGGAGATTAAAGTGGGTCGAAAAGTAGCGAGAATTAAATTTATTATAAAGCAAAATCAGAATAATAAAGCCAGGAATGAAATATCAGCAACATCATTAGATTTAAAAGAGAGTGAAGAGCTGGTGCTAATAAAACAAGTACAAGAAATATTTACAAAGACCTCTATAACAATACATGAGGCAAGTTGCATATTAAAAGATTCTTTTGGTAATAACTGTCTTAACGTATGTTTACCGCGTTTTGCGGTTACTACCCCAGTATAA